The following are encoded in a window of Podospora pseudoanserina strain CBS 124.78 chromosome 6, whole genome shotgun sequence genomic DNA:
- a CDS encoding hypothetical protein (EggNog:ENOG503PC3P; COG:S), with amino-acid sequence MTVDAEELLIRPFRDVVAVGTVAVTNAASLGPHRADDADRMSRAAQALVREGERALKKLQPVWDDQVQKLGDIFKRMITQQASIEKRRLILEELLWDFDDVTHPDEFDIERYSALQTATKALALDIVETAKRLKPIMETAPEIPEGGFPPLPPLPTHRSRPCSTFSSRPRAHSKQEANSSCGGRHGAELTPPDSPNCATPIAQFQEFNIDSSVKRASLTSDSFPSPSTVRTAPSLLSKSSSLTSSSALLATPESAFNQPEATPNRVNFHEAVMTLLPPPALGTGDEDDLETSSTTSKRRQGSVLTEHRKSSRANPRSEDCNIGSDSTYHKLKGLCKGAVRFRKDGHWGSIKMTTEYGDGGGGAGDMMRASDAIVPLQYEVTKVAGCAECGYAHDLEAVELDKSRKPEGIIISESGPRYRLRLLFKSHLGKGASGGSADDYYACLWCVSAAVTVRESDATVFRSADDLLQHLSRHPQPLPQIPGVAVCYGPNPEQAEFDLHLPDGSVPVPMPDNVTRLATAIATKDHFRRHGRGKLEKPPRYDGEMLEFMEGARIMGVMFPEKWEGKWCLGRHDGMFGAFPSKVIELRAPQESEVPVGGESGMSVSTRWKWTPPKSGGVPWVAFGKGEVITNVQCLYADYWCWYGTNSKGKTGVFPQSHVDLQTLKAQESAAPRRPSRGLSLFGR; translated from the exons ATGACCGTCGATGCTGAAGAGCTCTTGATCCGGCCATTCCGGGATGTCGTTGCAGTCGGGACTGTCGCAGTAACCAATGCCGCTTCTCTCGGTCCACACCGCGCTGACGACGCCGATCGCATGTCAAGGGCCGCACAGGCCCTTGTTCGAGAGGGGGAACGAGCACTTAAGAAGCTGCAGCCAGTCTGGGACGACCAGGTACAAAAGCTGGGGGATATCTTCAAGAGAATGATTACACAACAAG CTTCTATCGAGAAACGACGTTTGATCCTGGAGGAGCTCCTCTGGGACTTTGACGATGTCACCCATCCGGATGAGTTTGATATTGAGCGGTACTCAGCTCTTCAAACTGCTACCAAAGCCCTCGCCCTAGACATTGTCGAAACTGCAAAAAGGCTGAAGCCCATCATGGAAACTGCACCAGAGATACCAGAAGGGGGATTCCCACCATTACCACCGCTTCCTACTCACCGCTCCCGACCCTGCTCTACTTTTTCTTCTCGACCAAGGGCTCATTCAAAACAGGAGGCAAACAGTAGCTGTGGTGGACGACACGGCGCCGAGCTAACACCACCGGACTCTCCCAACTGTGCCACCCCAATAGCCCAGTTTCAGGAATTCAACATCGATTCCTCTGTCAAACGCGCCAGTCTCACATCTGACTCCTTTCCTAGTCCTAGCACTGTTCGAACAGcaccttctcttctttccaAGAGCAGCAGTCTGACATCTTCATCGGCCCTCTTAGCCACGCCTGAGTCCGCGTTCAATCAGCCCGAAGCAACACCAAACAGAGTGAACTTCCACGAAGCTGTCATGACGCtccttccaccaccagcgtTGGGCAccggtgatgaggacgaccTCGAAACCAGTTCTACTACCAGCAAGAGAAGACAAGGGAGCGTCCTGACTGAACACCGAAAGTCCAGCCGGGCTAACCCTCGTTCTGAAGATTGCAATATCGGCTCTGACAGCACATATCACAAGCTAAAGGGACTTTGCAAAGGAGCAGTCAGATTTCGGAAGGACGGCCATTGGGGCAGCATCAAGATGACAACGGAAtatggcgatggcggcggtggagcggGTGATATGATGAGAGCGTCTGATGCTATCGTGCCACTACAATACGAGGTGACCAAGGTGGCGGGATGTGCTGAGTGCGGGTATGCACACGATCTGGAGGCGGTTGAGTTGGACAAGAGCCGGAAGC CTGAGGGAATCATCATCTCTGAATCCGGACCTCGATATCGATTAAGACTCCTCTTCAAATCGCACCTCGGCAAGGGCGCCTCAGGTGGAAGCGCAGACGATTACTATGCTTGTCTCTGGTGCGTCAGCGCAGCTGTCACAGTCCGGGAAAGCGATGCAACAGTCTTTCGGTCAGCGGATGACCTCCTGCAGCATCTCTCCCGACACCCACAACCATTACCACAGATACCTGGCGTGGCAGTTTGCTATGGACCAAATCCAGAACAAGCGGAGTTCGACCTTCACTTGCCCGACGGCTCCGTCCCAGTGCCCATGCCGGACAACGTCACCAGGTTAGCAACAGCGATCGCAACCAAAGACCACTTCCGACGTCATGGGCGggggaagttggagaagcCGCCGAGGTATGATGGAGAAATGCTCGAGTTTATGGAAGGGGCGAGGATCATGGGGGTGATGTTTCCtgagaagtgggaggggaagtggTGTCTAGGGAGACACGATGGGATGTTTGGGGCTTTCCCGTCCAAGGTTATTGAGCTTCGAGCGCCACAAGAAAGTGAGGTTCCAGTGGGCGGGGAGAGCGGCATGAGTGTCTCTACACGGTGGAAATGGACACCTCCCAAGTCCGGGGGTGTGCCTTGGGTAGcgtttgggaagggggaggtgatcaCGAATGTTCAAT GTCTCTATGCGGATTACTGGTGCTGGTATGGGACAAATAGTAAGGGAAAGACAGGGGTGTTTCCGCAGTCTCATGTCGACTTGCAGACTCTGAAAGCGCAAGAGTCAGCTGCGCCAAGACGTCCAAGCAGAGGGTTGAGTCTGTTTGGGAGGTAG
- a CDS encoding hypothetical protein (EggNog:ENOG503NYMZ) produces the protein MGYVADLKDGLRAFTPQERRNIAIYIAGIMIYKFGLEAFNGSVVALATNRYDYESIQSGRPSRTFERVGLLTGLNQACQCIGSILIGPLVKRYPTKNVLACAVLVFGLCSALLLIIDAATGGTFMPAAYRENHPKNDWSYYGDYNTDAMIPVYCISGIAYGMVELIRRVIPRDIVGGHVQKLRKMDSIVHIFYEITGTAGAFITALVIIPQLGNNKAFIVTPVCFTFCATIWFFISELDFKRRKSTLHQHEKPAYWKAAFRGLFLFGESIWVGGRILFTSRKFIWLVPGYAVALYAHRYLENGIAPQVARRYLGHSAWSQIMVGGSNLGELLGALAVLLLTNNIQTPMPWLRLDAIMLLIVWYIPFWRPPVDDVGQAWIVAATFAPISFGWAAGDVSLAAYIQASLSRLESKNKNVSALGAVMAFLYSFYIVTYAISGTLLGRYLDRVYNESGGTDGGNIREGLMFTAGMQMTIISVLVFAATFVPKGALAFNPKMISEEKLDEDEPVELKGRRDQEEIPDVPVFKESSKKSYCTSDDGSEPHIEKKASEII, from the exons ATGGGCTATGTTGCGGATCTCAAAGATGGTCTCCGGGCCTTCACCCCACAAGAACGCCGCAACATCGCCATCTACATTGCCGGCATTATGATCTACAAGTTCGGGCTCGAGGCCTTCAACGGTTCAGTAGTGGCGTTGGCCACCAATCGATACGACTACGAATCAATACAGAGTGGACGGCCAAGCCGAACCTTCGAGCGTGTCGGTCTTCTGACGGGGTTGAATCAGGCTTGCCAATGTATTGGTAGCATTCTCATCGGTCCATTGGTGAAGAGATACCCGACCAAGAATGTCCTTGCCTGCGCTGTGTTAGTGTTCGGACTTTGCTCGGCGttgctcctcatcatcgacgcTGCAACGGGTGGAACTTTTATGCCAGCTGCTT ACCGAGAGAACCACCCTAAAAATGACTGGTCATACTACGGGGA CTACAACACCGATGCCATGATCCCAGTCTACTGCATCAGTGGTATTGCCTATGGCATGGTGGAACTGATCCGAAGAGTCATCCCAAGAGATATCGTCGGCGGCCATGTGCAAAAGCTGAGAAAGATGGACTCCATT GTCCACATCTTCTACGAAATCACAGGTACAGCAGGTGCCTTTATCACAGCACTGGTCATTATCCCTCAACTCGGCAACAACAAGGCATTCATTGTCACACCCGTCTGCTTCACATTTTGCGCCACCATTTGGTTCTTCATCAGTGAGCTGGATTTCAAGCGGCGAAAGTCGACCCTCCACCAACACGAGAAGCCGGCCTACTGGAAGGCGGCATTCCGTGGCCTGTTTCTGTTCGGCGAGTCTATCTGGGTAGGCGGCAGAATCCTCTTCACCTCGCGGAAGTTCATCTGGTTGGTCCCAGGCTATGCCGTCGCTCTTTACGCACATCGATATCTCGAGAACGGCATCGCACCCCAGGTTGCTAGACGCTATCTCGGGCACTCGGCCTGGTCGCAGATTATGGTCGGCGGTTCCAACTTGGGTGAACTGTTGGGTGCGTTGGCTGTGTTGCTCCTTACGAATAACATCCAGACACCCATGCCATGGCTTCGATTGGACGCCATCATGTTGTTGATCGTCTGGTACATCCCGTTCTGGAGGCCACCGGTCGATGATGTTGGGCAGGCATGGATCGTGGCGGCGACGTTTGCCCCCATCTCGTTTGGCTGGGCAGCTGGTGATGTGTCGCTTGCTGCGTATATCCAGGCGTCCCTCTCTCGGCTAGAgtccaagaacaagaacgTCTCAGCCCTCGGCGCCGTCATGGCGTTCTTGTACTCGTTCTATATCGTCACATACGCCATCTCGGGCACCTTGCTTGGGCGGTATCTAGATCGAGTGTACAATGAGTCCGGAGGGACAGACGGGGGTAACATTCGTGAGGGGCTGATGTTCACTGCTGGTATGCAGATGACAATCATCAGTGTCTTGGTGTTCGCGGCGACATTTGTCCCCAAGGGAGCACTGGCGTTCAACCCAAAGATGATCtcggaggagaagctggatgaggatgagccGGTGGAGTTGAAGGGGCGAAGGGATCAGGAGGAGATTCCTGATGTTCCTGTTTTCAAGGAAAGCTCCAAGAAGAGTTACTGTACTAGCGATGATGGGTCGGAGCCGCAtattgagaagaaggcgagcgAAATTATTTGA